In Marinicauda algicola, one DNA window encodes the following:
- a CDS encoding S9 family peptidase: MHQATHNALIDRALEIEPPTTEQRPVEIEQLGFMRTDPYAWLRDDNWQEVMRDPSLLREDIRAHLEAENAYYNQVMAPTEALQARLYEEMRGRIKEDDSSVPMRDGPWFYYTRYREGGQYPVFARRPADENGEMSGEEQIILDGDAMAEGFEYFEIETVDHSPDHRYLAYAVDTTGSEFYALKIRDLETGEDIATLTEEAYGSLVWANDSRTLYWVWRDGNNRPKRLYRQAIDAAEPELVYEEADDGFFLGVGKTDGDRWIVVSANDHTTSEMRVIDANDPGAQPILVAERRTGVEYDLTEAGGEIWVRTNLDDAVDFKIMKAPLDDPRHENWTDVIAHRPGTLVLGMEGYADWLVRMERSNALPRIVVRHLETGEEHEIAFEEEAYALGMDGSYEYDSSTLRFSYESPSTPEETFDYDLASRERELLKVQEIPSGHDPDAYVVRRIQAEARDGALVPVTILYREGTPLDGTAPLLLYGYGSYGITIPAGFSTTRLSLVDRGMIFAIAHIRGSMAKGYEWYTDGKLDRKANTFNDYVDSARALIDEGYTSEGRLVAYGGSAGGLLVGAAINQAPELFAGAIGAVPFVDVLNTMSDAELPLTPPEWPEWGNPLTDVAAYEYIQSYSPYDQVRAQAYPHVLATAGLTDPRVTYWEPAKWIARLRELRTDEGLTLLRTNMGAGHGGASGRFDSLKERAEEYAFALMVTGLADAEAGMPARQTETAN, encoded by the coding sequence ATGCATCAAGCCACCCACAATGCCCTGATCGACCGTGCGCTGGAGATCGAGCCGCCCACGACCGAGCAGCGCCCTGTCGAGATCGAGCAGCTCGGATTCATGCGGACCGACCCCTATGCCTGGCTGCGCGACGACAACTGGCAGGAGGTGATGCGCGATCCGAGCCTGCTGCGCGAGGACATCCGCGCCCACCTGGAAGCGGAGAACGCCTACTACAACCAGGTCATGGCCCCGACCGAGGCCCTGCAGGCGCGGCTCTACGAGGAGATGCGCGGGCGCATCAAGGAGGACGACAGCTCGGTGCCGATGCGCGACGGGCCGTGGTTCTACTACACGCGCTATCGCGAGGGCGGGCAGTATCCGGTCTTCGCGCGCCGCCCGGCCGACGAGAACGGCGAGATGTCCGGCGAGGAACAGATCATCCTCGACGGGGACGCCATGGCCGAGGGCTTCGAGTATTTCGAGATCGAGACCGTCGACCACTCCCCCGACCATCGCTATCTCGCCTACGCCGTCGACACGACGGGCTCGGAGTTCTACGCCCTGAAGATCCGCGATCTCGAGACCGGAGAGGACATCGCGACGCTCACCGAGGAGGCCTATGGCTCGCTCGTCTGGGCGAACGATTCGCGCACGCTCTACTGGGTCTGGCGCGATGGAAACAACCGCCCGAAGCGGCTCTACCGCCAGGCGATCGACGCCGCGGAGCCCGAGCTGGTCTACGAGGAGGCCGATGACGGCTTCTTCCTCGGGGTCGGCAAGACCGACGGCGACCGCTGGATCGTGGTGTCGGCGAACGACCACACGACCTCGGAGATGCGCGTCATCGACGCGAACGACCCCGGCGCGCAGCCGATCCTCGTCGCCGAGCGCCGCACCGGCGTGGAGTACGACCTCACCGAGGCGGGCGGAGAGATCTGGGTGCGCACCAATCTGGACGACGCGGTCGACTTCAAGATCATGAAGGCTCCCCTCGACGATCCGCGCCACGAGAACTGGACCGACGTGATCGCCCACCGCCCCGGCACGCTGGTGCTGGGCATGGAAGGCTATGCCGACTGGCTGGTGCGCATGGAGCGCTCCAATGCCCTGCCGCGCATCGTCGTGCGCCACCTCGAGACCGGAGAGGAACACGAGATCGCCTTCGAGGAGGAGGCCTACGCCCTCGGCATGGACGGCAGCTACGAGTATGATTCCAGCACGCTGCGCTTCTCCTACGAGAGCCCGTCGACGCCGGAGGAGACCTTCGACTACGACCTCGCCTCGCGCGAGCGCGAGCTCCTGAAGGTGCAGGAAATCCCCTCCGGCCACGATCCCGATGCGTATGTGGTCCGCCGCATCCAGGCCGAGGCCCGCGACGGGGCTCTGGTGCCGGTGACGATCCTCTACCGCGAAGGCACGCCGCTCGACGGCACGGCGCCGCTCCTGCTCTACGGCTACGGCTCCTACGGCATCACCATTCCGGCCGGCTTCTCCACCACGCGCCTGTCGCTCGTGGACCGCGGCATGATCTTCGCCATCGCCCATATCCGCGGCTCGATGGCCAAGGGCTATGAGTGGTACACCGACGGCAAGCTCGACAGGAAGGCCAATACCTTCAACGACTACGTGGATTCCGCCCGTGCGCTGATCGACGAGGGCTACACGAGCGAGGGCCGGCTCGTGGCCTATGGCGGCTCGGCCGGCGGCCTGCTGGTCGGCGCGGCGATCAACCAGGCGCCCGAGCTCTTCGCCGGCGCGATCGGCGCGGTGCCCTTCGTCGACGTGCTCAACACGATGAGCGACGCGGAACTCCCTCTCACCCCGCCGGAATGGCCCGAATGGGGCAACCCCCTGACCGACGTGGCGGCCTACGAGTACATCCAGTCCTATTCCCCCTACGACCAGGTCCGCGCGCAGGCCTACCCCCACGTGCTCGCCACCGCCGGCCTCACCGATCCGCGGGTGACCTACTGGGAGCCGGCGAAATGGATCGCAAGGCTGCGCGAGTTGCGCACCGACGAGGGCCTCACCCTGCTACGCACCAATATGGGCGCCGGCCATGGCGGGGCCTCGGGGCGCTTCGACTCGCTCAAGGAACGCGCGGAGGAGTATGCGTTCGCGCTGATGGTGACCGGGCTTGCCGACGCGGAGGCAGGCATGCCCGCCCGCCAGACGGAGACGGCGAACTAG
- a CDS encoding TonB family protein produces MAGTLAGASRLSFIIPVAAVVTVALFMLMQALIRTELVPIAPREDRPHFVIAEYVVPYNPVRPHPDEIDDPVSPPEIPELDADRADPDSQVEPVPLGPVVIDTPTGEGFDVRDIAFVHDPGPIVRVSPSYPPQRLAAGEEGDCLVRFDVLGSGALANVRVLACDAGFERASIAAVERWRYNATDRVGPGEVALRGLTTQLEYRLDQ; encoded by the coding sequence ATGGCAGGCACGCTCGCAGGCGCTTCGCGCCTGAGCTTCATCATTCCCGTCGCCGCGGTGGTGACGGTCGCGCTGTTCATGCTGATGCAGGCGCTCATACGAACCGAGCTGGTCCCGATCGCACCGCGCGAGGACCGGCCGCACTTCGTGATCGCGGAATACGTGGTCCCTTACAATCCCGTCAGACCCCATCCCGACGAGATCGACGATCCGGTTTCGCCGCCGGAAATTCCCGAACTCGATGCCGACCGGGCCGATCCCGACAGCCAGGTCGAGCCGGTCCCGCTGGGTCCGGTCGTGATCGACACGCCGACGGGCGAGGGCTTCGACGTCCGGGATATCGCTTTCGTCCACGATCCCGGCCCGATCGTGCGCGTCTCGCCCAGCTATCCGCCGCAACGCCTGGCGGCGGGCGAGGAGGGCGACTGCCTGGTGCGTTTCGACGTGCTCGGATCGGGGGCTCTGGCGAATGTCCGGGTTCTCGCGTGCGACGCGGGGTTCGAGCGCGCCAGCATCGCCGCGGTCGAGCGCTGGCGCTACAACGCGACCGACCGGGTCGGGCCCGGCGAGGTCGCGCTGCGCGGTCTGACGACGCAGCTCGAATACCGCCTGGATCAGTGA
- a CDS encoding Na+/H+ antiporter subunit E, with product MSRGAHLATGLRRTGVLAAVWLALTGAAPDALAAGALALALAVPLSLVLLAPAPHPVRLARFAALAPGFLARSFQGGIDVAWRALHPDLPIRPGWIEFPTRIEDGPARLIFGSEISLLPGTLSAGSEDGALYVHALDASGEVEGSLRPREDAMARAFSQPRAGGREEGS from the coding sequence ATGAGCCGAGGGGCGCACCTCGCGACCGGCCTTCGCCGCACGGGCGTGCTGGCAGCCGTCTGGCTCGCCCTGACCGGAGCGGCGCCGGACGCGCTCGCCGCCGGCGCCCTCGCGCTCGCCCTCGCCGTCCCGCTCAGCCTCGTCCTGCTCGCCCCCGCCCCGCACCCGGTCAGGCTCGCACGCTTCGCCGCGCTGGCGCCCGGCTTCCTCGCGCGCTCCTTCCAGGGCGGCATCGACGTCGCCTGGCGCGCGCTTCATCCCGACCTGCCCATCCGCCCCGGCTGGATCGAATTTCCCACCCGCATCGAGGACGGTCCGGCCCGGCTGATCTTCGGGTCGGAAATCAGCCTCCTGCCCGGCACGCTCTCGGCCGGCTCCGAGGACGGCGCACTCTACGTCCACGCCCTGGACGCGAGCGGCGAGGTCGAGGGGAGCCTGCGTCCGCGGGAGGACGCGATGGCGCGCGCCTTCTCCCAACCCCGCGCCGGCGGGCGGGAGGAGGGATCATGA
- a CDS encoding monovalent cation/H+ antiporter complex subunit F, with protein sequence MTTIFWLAASAILLTVAAALLRGLRGPERPDRVMAVQLVGTGGLAVAILIGAAREEAAYLDVALVFAVLAAFVVVAFVRGAQGEDPEKETPQL encoded by the coding sequence ATGACCACGATCTTCTGGCTCGCCGCGAGCGCCATTCTGCTCACCGTCGCCGCCGCGCTGCTGCGGGGCCTGCGCGGCCCGGAACGCCCGGACCGCGTGATGGCCGTCCAGCTCGTGGGCACGGGCGGGCTCGCGGTCGCCATCCTCATCGGCGCGGCGCGCGAGGAGGCGGCCTATCTCGATGTCGCGCTCGTCTTCGCCGTGCTCGCCGCATTCGTGGTCGTCGCCTTCGTGCGCGGCGCGCAGGGCGAGGACCCCGAAAAGGAGACGCCGCAGCTGTGA
- a CDS encoding cation:proton antiporter, protein MTVANALCALFLAAGVFFYIAGTIGLLRFPDIPSRLHALTKADNLGLGFIALSAAIHWGSPAAAAKLFLIWLIALFSAGAAAQLIAREALDRERGR, encoded by the coding sequence GTGACCGTCGCCAACGCCCTCTGTGCCCTGTTCCTGGCCGCCGGCGTCTTCTTCTACATCGCCGGCACGATCGGCCTGCTGCGCTTTCCCGACATCCCCTCGCGCCTGCACGCCCTGACCAAGGCCGACAATCTCGGCCTCGGCTTCATCGCCTTGTCGGCCGCCATCCACTGGGGGTCCCCGGCGGCCGCGGCCAAGCTCTTCCTGATCTGGCTGATCGCCCTGTTCAGCGCCGGCGCCGCCGCCCAGCTGATCGCGCGCGAAGCCCTCGACCGGGAGCGCGGCCGATGA
- a CDS encoding hydrogenase subunit MbhD domain-containing protein, whose product MTLAFDLVLCSLLIACAVAAVSGRDLFASIAFFIVYGFLAAIAWISLGAIDVALAEAAIGTGITGVLLIGAWRALRDAGDPEGDDHLPLATRLTAGLACLVLAAGLGAAVLALPDSAGLFQEAERNREALGLGNPVTAVLLGFRGYDTLLETMVLTLALVAVWSLTREDVWGGRPREAAPVRHGGVMENFGRLLPAIGVLAGVYLVWAGADAPGGAFQAGTVLAAMWILIVLAGRRDEPRIASPAARVPVAAGPVVFVAIALAGAALGAPLSYPEDWAKPAIVLVEYTLTLSIAAILALLVAGPARRAA is encoded by the coding sequence ATGACCCTTGCCTTCGATCTCGTTCTCTGCTCGCTCCTGATCGCCTGCGCGGTTGCCGCGGTCTCGGGACGCGACCTGTTCGCCTCGATCGCCTTCTTCATCGTCTACGGCTTCCTTGCCGCGATTGCCTGGATCAGCCTGGGGGCGATCGACGTGGCGCTGGCGGAAGCCGCGATCGGGACCGGGATCACCGGCGTCCTGCTCATCGGCGCCTGGCGGGCCCTGCGCGATGCGGGCGATCCGGAGGGGGACGATCACCTGCCCCTGGCGACTCGTCTCACGGCCGGCCTCGCCTGCCTTGTCCTCGCGGCCGGGCTGGGCGCCGCCGTGCTCGCCCTGCCCGACAGCGCGGGCCTGTTCCAGGAAGCCGAACGCAATCGCGAGGCCCTCGGGCTCGGCAATCCCGTCACCGCCGTGCTGCTCGGCTTTCGCGGCTACGACACGCTGCTAGAGACGATGGTGCTCACCCTCGCCCTTGTCGCCGTCTGGTCGCTGACGCGGGAGGACGTCTGGGGCGGACGCCCGCGCGAAGCCGCGCCGGTCCGCCATGGCGGGGTGATGGAGAATTTCGGCCGGTTGCTGCCCGCCATCGGCGTCCTGGCCGGGGTGTATCTGGTCTGGGCGGGAGCCGACGCGCCGGGCGGTGCCTTCCAGGCCGGCACGGTACTCGCCGCGATGTGGATCCTCATCGTCCTGGCCGGCCGGCGCGACGAGCCGCGCATCGCCAGCCCGGCCGCGCGTGTCCCCGTCGCGGCGGGGCCGGTGGTGTTCGTCGCCATTGCGTTGGCCGGGGCGGCGCTGGGCGCGCCGCTCTCCTATCCGGAAGACTGGGCGAAGCCGGCGATCGTGCTCGTGGAATACACCCTCACCCTCTCAATCGCCGCGATCCTCGCCCTGCTCGTCGCGGGCCCCGCGAGGCGCGCGGCATGA